One window from the genome of Acidobacteriota bacterium encodes:
- a CDS encoding TerB family tellurite resistance protein, with product MSTKDIFAERERGMEEEYFLRKERELIEKMHAKLADESLRAQMEEATGIHDEEVIEALQELGYTPETVQLLHLVPLLQVAWASGDISDEERELITQLAYTRGVQPESKAHLQLNEWLTTQPPAELFENTLRAIRIFVAALPPNQQVDARQDLLSYCSRIAEASGGFLGFGSVSNAERKTLERITNELSKDRAEAVEQVLAE from the coding sequence ATGTCCACCAAAGATATTTTCGCTGAACGCGAGCGCGGTATGGAAGAAGAGTATTTCTTGCGCAAAGAGCGCGAGTTGATTGAAAAAATGCACGCCAAGCTGGCCGACGAATCGCTGCGCGCGCAGATGGAAGAGGCCACCGGCATCCACGATGAAGAGGTTATCGAAGCCTTACAGGAATTAGGCTACACACCCGAGACGGTGCAATTGCTGCATTTGGTGCCGCTCCTCCAGGTGGCCTGGGCTTCGGGGGACATCAGCGATGAAGAGCGTGAGTTGATTACGCAACTCGCCTACACGCGCGGCGTGCAACCCGAGAGCAAGGCTCATTTGCAACTTAATGAATGGCTGACCACGCAACCACCCGCAGAACTTTTTGAGAATACATTGCGCGCCATCCGCATCTTCGTGGCGGCGTTGCCCCCGAATCAGCAGGTTGATGCACGGCAGGATTTGCTCAGCTACTGTTCGCGCATTGCCGAGGCTTCCGGCGGTTTTCTGGGCTTCGGTTCGGTGTCCAACGCCGAACGCAAAACGTTGGAACGCATCACCAACGAGCTTTCCAAAGATCGTGCTGAGGCCGTCGAGCAGGTGTTGGCCGAATAG
- a CDS encoding DUF1611 domain-containing protein, with translation MAEIWRRCYAAAHNQTHSIFQKIMDGTALIYCEGAFGTPNGKTANGLVRHTSRYLVMGVIDSRHAGYDAGGVLENKLKQIPIYASLDEALARTMMKPRYLVIGLAPDGGRLPKEARRTLKRALEQGLHIDSGLHEFLSEDSEFQALARQYNVQIRDIRRPPPRAQLHFFSGKIAEVKALKLAVLGTDSAIGKRTTAVRLNQALNDTGIKSELIGTGQTSWMQGVKYGLMLDALINDFVTGEIENAIYQAWMNERPQVILLEGQGSIAHPAYPGGFELIAAGRVDGVILQHAPARKFYDGFENYPLSSLDREIQILELLAQKPVLALTINHEGMTEAEVQATITDYETTYQRPVTDVLLKGGCDKLVAAVRALL, from the coding sequence ATGGCTGAAATTTGGCGGCGCTGTTATGCTGCCGCGCACAATCAAACGCATTCAATTTTTCAGAAAATTATGGACGGCACAGCACTCATTTACTGCGAAGGCGCCTTCGGCACACCCAACGGCAAAACGGCGAACGGGCTGGTGCGCCATACTTCCCGCTATCTGGTCATGGGCGTCATTGACAGCCGCCACGCGGGCTACGATGCCGGCGGCGTGCTCGAAAACAAGCTCAAGCAAATCCCCATATACGCCAGTCTGGACGAGGCATTGGCCCGCACGATGATGAAACCCCGCTATCTGGTAATCGGCCTTGCCCCCGACGGCGGACGCTTGCCCAAAGAAGCGCGCCGCACCCTCAAACGCGCCCTTGAGCAAGGCCTGCACATTGACAGCGGCTTGCACGAATTCCTTTCCGAAGACTCCGAATTCCAGGCCCTCGCGCGCCAGTACAACGTGCAAATTCGCGACATTCGCCGCCCGCCGCCGCGTGCGCAACTGCATTTTTTCAGCGGCAAGATCGCCGAAGTCAAAGCTCTCAAACTCGCCGTGCTCGGCACCGATTCGGCCATCGGCAAACGCACCACCGCCGTGCGGCTCAATCAGGCGCTCAACGACACGGGCATCAAGAGCGAACTGATCGGCACCGGGCAAACCTCGTGGATGCAGGGCGTGAAATATGGCCTTATGCTCGATGCGCTCATCAATGATTTCGTCACCGGCGAGATCGAAAATGCAATCTATCAAGCGTGGATGAATGAGCGCCCGCAAGTGATCCTGCTCGAAGGCCAAGGCAGCATCGCCCACCCCGCCTATCCCGGCGGCTTCGAGCTAATTGCGGCAGGCCGCGTGGACGGCGTGATTCTGCAACATGCCCCGGCGCGCAAGTTTTATGACGGGTTTGAAAACTATCCGCTCAGCAGCCTCGACCGCGAAATCCAAATCCTGGAATTACTCGCGCAAAAGCCCGTGCTCGCGCTGACCATCAACCACGAAGGAATGACCGAAGCGGAAGTTCAAGCGACCATTACCGACTACGAAACTACCTATCAACGGCCCGTCACTGATGTGTTGCTGAAAGGCGGTTGCGACAAACTGGTTGCCGCCGTGCGCGCGCTGCTCTGA
- the tgt gene encoding tRNA guanosine(34) transglycosylase Tgt — MRLIVRGSITAPPNFSHSDSPELRSLLCLRLFQNLADVFAEDLEPVEHLSFEVIQTDNQSQARLGRLVTAHSVIETPVFMPVGTQGTVKALTQEMLEQLDARIILGNTYHLFLRPGLEALLALGGLHKFNAWPRSLLTDSGGFQVFSLSDIRKLKEEGVEFRSHLDGSKQFLSPEISMRMQHALGSDIVMCFDECTPYPSTHEQVRQSLELTSRWAARSRAEFDRLKNTPASSGQAMSLFGIVQGGVFQDLRRQSLDELVGIGFEGYAIGGLSVGEEKSLMYDTTEFIAPQMPVDKPRYLMGVGTPEDLVESVARGVDMFDCVMPTRNARNGQVFTAMGKVNIKNARYARDERPLDEECVCAVCGRYSRAYVRHLYQAGEILASILCSYHNLAFFLDTMRCVRQAIALDGFAQFRTSFLAKLQSGAD; from the coding sequence ATGCGTTTGATTGTGCGCGGCAGCATAACAGCGCCGCCAAATTTCAGCCATAGCGATTCGCCAGAGTTAAGAAGCCTGCTATGCTTGCGGCTCTTTCAAAACCTGGCAGACGTATTCGCAGAGGATTTAGAACCGGTGGAACATCTTTCTTTTGAAGTCATCCAAACAGACAACCAATCGCAAGCCCGGCTGGGCCGCCTTGTCACGGCGCATAGCGTAATCGAAACACCGGTTTTCATGCCGGTGGGCACGCAGGGGACGGTCAAGGCGTTGACGCAGGAGATGCTGGAACAATTGGATGCGCGGATCATCCTGGGCAACACCTATCATCTGTTTTTGCGGCCTGGGCTGGAGGCGCTGCTGGCTTTGGGCGGCTTGCATAAATTCAATGCGTGGCCGCGCTCGTTGCTGACCGACAGTGGCGGCTTTCAGGTCTTCAGCCTGAGCGACATTCGCAAGCTCAAAGAAGAGGGCGTGGAATTTCGCTCGCATCTGGACGGCTCGAAACAGTTCCTCTCGCCCGAAATCTCAATGCGGATGCAACACGCTTTGGGGTCAGACATTGTGATGTGTTTTGACGAGTGCACGCCGTATCCATCAACGCATGAACAAGTGCGCCAGTCGCTGGAATTGACTTCGCGCTGGGCGGCGCGTTCGCGGGCAGAGTTTGATCGGCTGAAAAATACGCCGGCTTCGAGCGGTCAGGCGATGTCGCTGTTTGGCATTGTGCAGGGCGGCGTCTTTCAGGATTTGCGGCGGCAGAGTTTGGATGAATTGGTCGGGATTGGCTTTGAAGGCTACGCCATCGGCGGCTTGAGTGTGGGGGAAGAGAAGTCGCTGATGTATGACACGACCGAGTTCATTGCGCCGCAGATGCCAGTGGACAAGCCGCGCTATCTGATGGGCGTCGGCACGCCCGAAGATTTGGTCGAATCGGTGGCGCGCGGCGTAGATATGTTTGATTGCGTAATGCCCACGCGGAATGCCCGCAACGGCCAGGTCTTTACGGCAATGGGCAAAGTGAACATCAAGAACGCCAGGTATGCGCGCGACGAGCGGCCCCTGGATGAAGAGTGCGTGTGCGCTGTTTGCGGTCGTTATTCACGCGCCTATGTGCGGCACCTTTATCAAGCCGGTGAGATTTTGGCGAGCATTTTATGCTCCTATCACAACTTGGCCTTCTTCCTTGACACGATGCGGTGCGTGCGGCAAGCTATCGCGCTTGATGGGTTCGCTCAATTCCGCACAAGCTTCCTAGCAAAATTACAAAGCGGTGCCGATTGA
- the yajC gene encoding preprotein translocase subunit YajC, giving the protein MSSTFTLFLLQTQGGAGSFLFSLLPMALIFVLFYFLILGPQRKRQKQMQELLDGLKVGDQVVLNGGLTGVVTQFLEDKRYVQLRICESPAVRVKVLRSAIAERLPESAEKK; this is encoded by the coding sequence ATGTCATCAACTTTCACTTTGTTCTTGTTGCAGACACAAGGCGGCGCAGGCAGTTTTCTTTTTAGCCTGTTGCCGATGGCCTTGATCTTTGTGCTGTTCTACTTCCTGATTCTAGGGCCGCAGCGCAAGCGACAGAAGCAGATGCAGGAATTGCTGGATGGCTTGAAGGTCGGCGATCAGGTGGTGCTGAATGGCGGCTTGACCGGAGTCGTTACACAGTTTTTGGAGGACAAACGCTATGTGCAGTTGCGCATTTGCGAGAGTCCGGCGGTGCGGGTTAAGGTTTTGCGCAGTGCGATTGCCGAACGCTTGCCCGAATCGGCAGAGAAAAAATAG
- the secD gene encoding protein translocase subunit SecD produces MNKNLRTRGIVIGLVAFFSLLMMFGPWNRPKEAGKLKASDFIKLKQNLGENIKLGLDLKGGTHLVLQVQTDDALKALTEGNQAKAVEILKKENIVYKDVKAPTIGQVVVETENTNDHDKIKDKLQTDFTSDWEVRTNASPASVTFNLKTSAADIIRKQVTDQEKTIIEQRINAFGVAEPTIQLHGSEEDHQILVQMPGLDNPDRVKELIKGQSKLELKAVVGTLYKTKEEAEAAIAGATDKEAVEINEKRNDGSSAMNGWYVVEKIPIVSGIDLRNAQGVPNGQGLGYKVNFQLKPAGAEKFGTWTGAHIGTQLAIVLDSKIKSAPTIQGQISDSGEITGNFTQQEAEDLGLTLRSGALPAGIKYLEERTVGPSLGADSIRQGINASIFGLGLVIVFMFFYYRFSGLNAVVALVLNLIILLAGLALFGAVLTLPGIAGVILSIGMAVDSNVLIFERIREELKAGKIVHSAMSTGFDKALVTIIDTHVTTIVSSAFLYFFGTGPIRGFAVTLTISLLANLFTAIYVSRSMFLWTLNRGGRKAESISI; encoded by the coding sequence ATGAATAAGAATCTTCGTACACGCGGTATCGTGATCGGTTTGGTCGCGTTCTTCTCTTTACTGATGATGTTTGGGCCGTGGAATCGTCCCAAAGAGGCTGGCAAACTCAAAGCTAGCGATTTCATCAAGCTGAAACAGAACCTGGGCGAAAACATCAAACTCGGCCTCGACCTCAAAGGCGGCACGCATTTGGTGTTGCAGGTGCAAACCGATGACGCCCTCAAAGCGTTGACTGAGGGTAATCAGGCCAAGGCGGTTGAAATCCTGAAGAAGGAGAACATCGTCTATAAGGATGTCAAAGCGCCAACCATCGGCCAAGTCGTCGTTGAGACAGAAAACACGAACGATCATGACAAGATCAAAGACAAATTGCAGACTGATTTCACCTCAGACTGGGAAGTCCGCACGAATGCCAGTCCCGCCAGTGTAACTTTCAACTTGAAGACTTCGGCGGCAGACATCATTCGCAAACAAGTGACCGACCAAGAGAAAACGATTATTGAGCAACGCATCAATGCGTTTGGTGTCGCCGAGCCGACCATCCAACTGCATGGGAGTGAGGAAGACCATCAAATCCTCGTCCAAATGCCGGGTTTGGATAATCCTGATCGCGTGAAGGAACTCATCAAGGGCCAATCCAAGCTTGAATTGAAAGCCGTCGTCGGCACTCTTTATAAAACGAAGGAAGAAGCCGAAGCTGCGATAGCTGGCGCGACCGACAAGGAAGCGGTGGAGATCAACGAGAAGCGTAACGACGGGTCGAGTGCAATGAATGGCTGGTATGTGGTGGAAAAAATCCCGATCGTTTCCGGCATAGACTTGCGCAACGCGCAGGGGGTGCCGAATGGGCAGGGGCTGGGCTACAAGGTTAACTTTCAACTCAAGCCCGCCGGGGCCGAAAAATTTGGCACGTGGACAGGTGCGCACATCGGCACTCAACTCGCCATCGTGCTTGATAGCAAGATCAAGAGCGCACCAACCATACAAGGGCAAATCAGTGATAGCGGCGAGATCACCGGCAATTTTACGCAACAGGAAGCCGAAGACTTGGGGTTGACGCTCCGTTCAGGTGCGTTGCCAGCTGGGATCAAGTACCTGGAAGAGCGCACCGTCGGCCCCTCGCTTGGCGCGGATTCGATTCGGCAGGGCATCAATGCCTCGATTTTCGGCTTAGGGTTGGTCATCGTATTTATGTTCTTCTACTACCGCTTCTCAGGCCTGAACGCGGTGGTGGCGCTGGTGCTGAACCTGATTATTTTGCTAGCCGGGCTGGCACTATTTGGAGCGGTGCTGACGTTACCCGGAATTGCTGGTGTGATTCTCTCGATCGGTATGGCAGTTGACTCTAACGTGCTGATCTTTGAGCGCATCCGCGAAGAGTTGAAGGCAGGCAAGATTGTTCATTCGGCGATGTCCACGGGCTTTGACAAGGCGTTGGTGACAATCATTGATACGCACGTGACAACCATCGTGTCTTCGGCGTTTCTCTACTTTTTCGGGACCGGCCCGATTCGCGGCTTTGCCGTCACACTGACTATTAGTTTGCTGGCAAATCTGTTCACGGCGATTTATGTGTCGCGCTCGATGTTCCTCTGGACGCTCAATCGTGGCGGACGCAAGGCCGAGAGTATCAGTATTTAA
- the secF gene encoding protein translocase subunit SecF, translating into MIEIFKHANYDFLGKKYLFIGLSWVLILAGLTSVLYRTFDSNKSNFAFNMGVDFAGGTLTKVKFKDKPDLNKLRAAVAAQGIEASQITLQAVGEGIGQAPKNEVFVRLPNLVTVVRQPGQSETSAKATSDTDVGKQKVIAALATFNDSSTKGKIDLNNIGRDVLRSELNAKAGLDSTRADDVANRIIEYRDKQRGGLIASLDEVKSLNGIEPQVSSKLADNFFTGASASRGTEAVSPQVGADLRNRAVYVTIVACMGMLIFVAFRFKSWGFGVGAIIAVFHDVLVTLGIFSIMQWEINLTVVAALLTLVGYSMNDTIVIFDRIREMTRTRRRESLEKVSNDAINQTLSRTIITSGLTFLTVLAMLLFGGEVLKSFSWALFIGIIIGTYSSIYIASPFMIWWEKWRGGKSAAPTAAAVNTSADTIKTGATIGNAGVRPEMLAAAGVSIAPRKGSKRGQK; encoded by the coding sequence ATGATTGAGATTTTTAAGCACGCGAACTATGACTTTCTGGGGAAGAAGTACCTTTTCATCGGCCTTTCTTGGGTCCTGATTTTGGCTGGGCTGACTTCAGTGCTGTATCGCACCTTCGATAGCAACAAGAGTAACTTCGCCTTCAATATGGGCGTGGACTTTGCGGGTGGCACACTGACCAAGGTCAAATTCAAAGACAAGCCCGACCTCAACAAGTTGCGCGCGGCAGTCGCGGCACAGGGGATCGAAGCTTCGCAGATCACGCTGCAAGCGGTGGGCGAGGGGATCGGCCAAGCACCAAAAAACGAAGTGTTCGTGCGCTTGCCCAACTTGGTGACGGTTGTGCGTCAGCCGGGCCAATCCGAAACGTCTGCCAAGGCGACCTCAGACACAGATGTCGGCAAACAGAAAGTCATTGCGGCACTGGCGACCTTCAACGACTCTTCGACCAAGGGCAAGATTGACCTAAATAATATCGGCAGAGACGTGTTGCGTAGCGAATTGAACGCGAAGGCCGGGCTGGATTCCACTCGTGCTGACGATGTCGCTAATCGCATTATCGAATACCGCGACAAACAACGTGGCGGTTTGATCGCCAGTCTTGACGAGGTCAAAAGCCTGAACGGCATTGAGCCGCAAGTTAGCAGCAAACTGGCGGACAACTTCTTCACGGGCGCTTCGGCGTCGAGAGGCACCGAAGCCGTCTCGCCGCAAGTTGGCGCCGATCTGCGCAACCGCGCTGTTTACGTGACGATTGTCGCCTGCATGGGGATGTTGATATTTGTCGCCTTCCGCTTCAAATCCTGGGGCTTTGGCGTCGGTGCCATCATTGCGGTTTTCCATGACGTGTTGGTGACGTTGGGAATCTTCTCGATCATGCAGTGGGAAATCAATCTTACGGTGGTGGCAGCCCTGCTCACACTGGTGGGGTATTCGATGAATGACACGATCGTGATTTTTGATCGTATCCGCGAAATGACGCGTACTAGGCGGCGTGAAAGCCTGGAAAAGGTCTCCAATGACGCGATCAATCAAACGCTGTCCAGGACGATTATCACCTCTGGGCTGACGTTCCTGACCGTGTTGGCGATGTTGCTGTTTGGCGGGGAGGTGTTGAAGAGTTTCTCTTGGGCTTTGTTTATTGGCATTATCATCGGCACCTACTCGTCAATATATATCGCCAGCCCTTTTATGATCTGGTGGGAAAAATGGCGTGGCGGCAAGAGCGCAGCGCCAACGGCTGCGGCAGTCAATACCTCCGCCGATACGATCAAAACAGGTGCGACCATTGGCAATGCTGGTGTGAGACCGGAGATGTTGGCGGCGGCAGGCGTTTCCATCGCGCCTCGCAAAGGCAGTAAGCGCGGGCAGAAATGA